The genomic window GTCACCAATGATCTCAACTTTGATCAGAGGATGATCAAAATTTGTAGCAGCCTTAGCAAAGAGGGATATGATGTAACATTAACAGGAAGAAAGCTGAAATCTTCCGGTGCGTTGCAACAGCAACCCTACCGCCAGCATCGTATCTATTGTTTTTTTACAAAAGGAAAATTATTTTACTTAGAGTTTAATCTTCGATTAAGCTATTTTCTAATTAAGAATCGCTATGACGTGTTTTGTGCGGTAGACCTTGATACTATATTACCTTGCCTGCTATATTCCGGAATTAGAAATAAAAAATTGGTATATGACGCCCATGAATATTTTACCGAAGTGCCGGAAGTAGTGGCACGGCCCATTGTACAAATGATATGGCAGTGGGTGGCGAGGATATCTATCCCGAGGGCAGATCTTTGCTACACCGTTAGTCCATCTCTTTCAAAGATATTCGAGCAAAAATATCAGCGGCCTTTTAGAGTTATTGCTAATGTTCCGTATCTAAAAGCAGAAGAGCAAAGCAACGCAGGAAAGGAAATGTTCATCTTATACCAGGGTGCGCTGAACCGGGGGAGAGCCCTGGAACCCTTGATAGAAGCCATGCCTGATCTGGACATGGAGCTTCACCTGGTGGGAGATGGCGACTTAACGGACGAACTGAAGAAATTGGTAAATAAATTAAATATCGGAAATAAAGTGAAGTTTTTGGGCAGGATGCGGCCGGAGCAACTAATGGCCTATACTTCGAAAGCCTGGCTTGGCTATAACTTATTGAAAAGGGAAGGCTTGAGTTATTACTATTCATTGAGCAATAAATTTTTCGACTATATACATTCCGGTGTTCCGGTTCTCTGCAGCCCTTTCCCAGAATACGTCAGGATCAATGAAGAATTCCAGGTTTCCTGCTTCAGTGAACCGGTTGCGGCCAAAATTGTGGATTCCGTAAACAGGTTGATTGACGAT from Bacteroidia bacterium includes these protein-coding regions:
- a CDS encoding glycosyltransferase yields the protein MKKILCCVTNDLNFDQRMIKICSSLSKEGYDVTLTGRKLKSSGALQQQPYRQHRIYCFFTKGKLFYLEFNLRLSYFLIKNRYDVFCAVDLDTILPCLLYSGIRNKKLVYDAHEYFTEVPEVVARPIVQMIWQWVARISIPRADLCYTVSPSLSKIFEQKYQRPFRVIANVPYLKAEEQSNAGKEMFILYQGALNRGRALEPLIEAMPDLDMELHLVGDGDLTDELKKLVNKLNIGNKVKFLGRMRPEQLMAYTSKAWLGYNLLKREGLSYYYSLSNKFFDYIHSGVPVLCSPFPEYVRINEEFQVSCFSEPVAAKIVDSVNRLIDDPGLYHRLRENCLQARQVYHWGHEEKKLIRYYHGL